The genomic region TGTGAACGAGATCACCCTCAGTCTCAACAGCAGGAATCCCAGGTGAGTGCGTTTGTGTGTAAGACAacaaaagtgtgttttatgtctGCCTGTATCCATATCTAACCTCTAATGTGCTGCGACAGGACCAAAGCCCTTGTGCTGGAGTTGCTGGCTGCAGTGTGTCTTGTCAGAGGAGGACATGACATCATTCTGTCTGCTTTTGACAACTTCAAAGAGGTGaaattagtttttcattagtaaTTTTGCTCTATTGCGATGACCTAATTTGACTTTGACTGTTGCTTGTTCAGTCATACCATTGTTCCAGACTTCCCCTCTTTCATTATTAGTCATCTTATGACTGCCACCATCCACCCCTCACATGCACTGTAGTGTTAATTTTATCCCATGTGGAGCAGTCATGTGtgttttattctaaatgcaAGTACAATGTACAATGAGTAGGAACCACACCCTGTTTGTGTGGCTTAGATCAGTTACTACATGTAATAGCTATAACTTGTCATACAAGACTAATTTTGCAttaatgcccccccccccccccccccccttacgCCCCCATGTGGGCACCAATTAAACTGCATATTCAGATaagtttctatttttttctcaggTGAGCCGAGAAAAGAACCGCTTTGAGAAGCTGATGGAGTACTTCATCAATGATGACAGCAACATTGACTTCATGGTAGGTCCACAAATGTATTACCTCATCACAGGCAGTCTGTTTGTCAAATAAAGGGAGTAAGAATTAACTGTCATTGTGTCTGCCTCCAGGTGGCCTGCATGCAGTTCATAAACATTGTGGTCCATTCAGTGGAGAACATGAACTTTCGTGTTCATCTACAGTTCGAGTTCACTCACCTCGGGTTAGACAAGTATCTTGGGGTGAGTATGCATGATAATCTCAGTGGCAATGGGTCAGTGTAGGGCTGGCAGGATATCTGATTTTCACGACACCACACGCCATCAGAGTCAAAAGAATCACAATAACAATATaattgtaatatatatatatataaaaaattagaaaaaactcCCACACTGGTGAGCTAACTTTTGTGAATGGTGTTtggaacatttagcagctagaGAGGCAAGTATTTTCCTCAGGAGTTCATAGACCATAAACGGAGCTCATAGAGATTAGACTCATATTCATcagatgtacacaaacacaactccaCATGAATCTTAATGTTGCTCCATAACtcctggatgtgtaaataagcaactgtttccTGAGAAGTTATATCGTGGTCATAACTTGTTTCTCCTGCTCGCAGGCAGTCCACAATAGTTCAGATACTGCaggtttaaatatatatatgtataatctATCAATCTATCAATCTACCTATTCAAGGTCTCTTCAGTCAAGGTCACATTTTTTATGCGTGCCATTTGCTGAGGTTTAAGTAACTTGTGGTGTCAAGCGGGTAAATTCTAATGCTCATAGAGTGCTGCAGAgattatgggttttttttagtaGGCCCACCTAGGTGTTAACATTTCCCTGGTTCCCTCtacaaaaagccaatggaatTTTTCTACCAGGTTTTGGATTAATGcaaaaaatatatgtttagTATACTTACATATTTTGATTAGCAAGGTCATTTTCCACACAAGAACAGCAGTTATATGATTTTTtaagcataaatgcaatcgCTCGAAGTATGGAGTAAGTtgtgttaggctataaacaaatcACACTATGGTCGCATGACTAACATCTGCACCACAACAAGGCTCTAAAGCTGTGTTTGGTGTGACAATGTTATGTTCGTCAGCAACCACCTTTTTGAAGACACGTAAGGCTTCAAAATTCTCAAGTAGGGTATCtaatgatgtattttatgtcgaCCAAAACAAGGAAGCCTTTTAAGCTCTTGTTAACCATAAACCTTATtttaggcatctaaccaaaaacccattcaaagcACCCATCGACTCTGAGACGAGGGAACCATGAGTGCTTggatgctaactcatttccgcGTGGTGCAGGACTCAATCCTGCACCCCTCTATTCTCTTCCTCATTTAATAGGGCTGCTGCATGTTCATCAGTTTCCCTTTACATTTTGCTGATGACAACCTGTTAATATCACATAACTTCCCTGTGCTAAATTGTTCTAATAGAGCCATTCTCTCTCTATGTCAAAACATTCAACAGTATAATGTTAAACAATTAAATTATGAATCAATACCTCGATCAACAGGGAATGAATTGGCATCTATTTTGCAGTCAAATAATCATTTGTTTCACTTTAAATGTTGATTTCCTCTGTTGTACAATATTGTAAATTGAACATATTTGTGTTTATGAGTGTTGATTGAACTAAACAGAACATTTGAAGATGCCACAATGAGCTCTGGAAAACTGAGATAGACATTTTACATGATAATATAGATGAAACAAATCATCAAGTTATCAGGAAAATGGCCAAAATTATCAATTATTTGTAGCCCTGATAATATTTACTGCTAAAAACATAAGatgtatgaaaatgttttttttttttttatgagacTTTTGCtgacactttaacctgaatcaGTCCCTATGCCATATGTCATTAttgtttgtgcttgtgtgttaGACTCTGAAGGAAACAGAGAGCGAGAAGCTGCAGGTCCAGATCCAGGCCTACCTGGACAATGTGTTAGATGTAGGAGCCCTGCTGGAGGATGCTGAGAATAGAGGAGGGGTGATGGAGCATGTTGATGAACTGCAGCACCATAACGTACAGGTCAGCTACAAATTAACTGAAACAGGAATTTCTATGAAGAAGAGGCTTTGACATTGTGATATTAAAGCAATGTTGTCTCGTGTTGCAGCTGAACACCCGGCTTCAGGAAATTGAGAATCATTCTGCAGAGAGAATATCTGAACTTGAGACTCAGCTCATGCAGGCTACCAAGGAGACTGAGCTGCTTAAAGTAAGGGCTGCTTCATGACATGGATAATGTTTAATAAGATTAATTAGCCAAGCAAGGTGTGCCATTCTTACAGTGATTACTTATAATGAGGTCAAAAGAGTGGCAGTTCACTTTATTTTAATAACCTTAATATGAAAGTAAAATCTAATTATCCTCAATATAAAATAAGAAAGATGAAAGTATTTGcacatgtcaaataaatctgTAAATGACCTTGCATTTTAGCCATCAACACTGGGGATGGCAGTGTCAGTCAGTCTGTGAGTCTGTTGTTCAATCATGTTTCAAGAGGATTACtactaatgactttggtgatcccctgacttttcctctagcgtCACTATCAGGTTGACATATTTTGTTCAGACAAATTACAGTAATTGTTACAGAGTGCTCCAGCAATGACGAGTTTCTGTTGGCCAACATGGGAATTAGCTAGTTAATAATTAATTACCTTGATTTGCTTGTCGAAAAGTCAGTAGGATTTTTTCATTGGatttttgcagaaaataagctctgcgGCAAGCAAACATTCATGATAGTTATTTGTTTCGTTCAGCAAAATAATTTTTACAAATGAACACAACTTATACGACCTCTGAAGCCTACATGCAATtatcagaagtaaaaagctaaggttaggctataaatgaactacaccacTGTCCCATGACCTAATATCACTTCCACAACAGGGCTGTGGAGCAGTGTTGGCCGTGATGAGGTTCTgttgtctcatttagccacttgtttgcaactgcctttttaaagacacataaaagcttcaaatgtCACGAGTGGGTTATCCAATACTTTGTTTTATGTcaaagaacaaaatgtgaaaatctcttaaactgttaaaaacagaccttattttgtatttatttcctgtgatgtcaccaacTAGCTTGTTGAAAGATGGCTGCACCTTGCTGGTGAAAAAGTGAAATATCTGGTTTTCTAACAAAACCAGGTGGACATCAAGTTTAATTGCAGTGTCATATGTTTCCTaacattaaaatcaaattaaCCAAAGTCATATTGCCCACTATTTCATCTCCACTTTAAAGCCTGAAGATAGACTGTGTATTATATGTTCTTTGTAGAGATgagctgtgtttttatatttgtgtttgtgtctaataGGAAAGCCTGCGAGAGTCCTGTTCCCAGGTTAGTGCCTTGCAGCAGAGAGAACGGGAGCGCGAGCTggacagggagagggagaaggacAGGGAGCGTCTGAGTGCCTCCACCCCTCAGACGTCTTCAGAGCTGGAGCAGAAAATCCAGGAGCTGCAGGACAAGGGACTGATCAGACTTGGACGCAGCGCCTCCGGAGGCCTGGACATCCAGGTTGTGCCTGTCACGGTGGTCGAATATGTCCAAGCTCCAGCCTCTGACACCCAGCCTAGCGCTCAAATCTCTGTCACTGCCTCTGCTTCCCCACCGTCCAGCCTTCCTGCCTctgtccctccacctcctcctccacctgctTCAGGTGGTCCAGAGATGGTTGCCTCCCCccctccgcctccacctccacctccacctccacctcctgctgGAGGCTGTGGGGCTgtgtctccacctcctcctcctcctcctcctcctcctcctgcacctggAGGAggtccaccacctcctcctcccctacCTGGTGCTGGacccccaccacctcctcccccaCCTGGTGCTGGacccccaccacctcctcccccaCCTGGTGCTggaccaccacctcctcctcccccacctGGTGCTGGACCCCCACTTCCACCTCCCCCACCTGGTGGTGGACCTCCACCCCCTCCTGGAGCACCAAACCCTCAATCTGGTAAGGATGAATATGAAAAGTCCTGAAAACACTCACAACAGAATGAAATGCTAAAGAAAACAGTTAAGATCTTATTTGTTTGATTATTCCTCTTCCTTTTGTTTCCATAGGGGTTAGGACCAAGAAGCCCATTCAGACAAAGTTCAGGATGCCGCTGTTGAACTGGCAGGCCTTAAAACCAAACCAGGTGACAGGCACTGTCTTCAGTGAACTGGATGATGAGCAGATTTTAGGGGTAAGAAGATGCTTGACAGTTTATCCTGTCTGAAAACTGCAGAGTTAACATCCTTTTTTATCCTAACcttctcatcttcctctctctACCCCTCACTATGTCTACAACAGGAGTTGAACATGGATATCTTTGAGGAACAGTTCAAGACGAGGGCCCAGACTAATCCAACAGACCTGTCCAATATCAAGAAAAAGGTGGTCCAGAAAGCCCCCAGCAAGACATCATTGATCGACGCCAACAGGGCCAAAAATCTGGCCATCACTTTACGCAAGGGGGGAATGAATCCATCTGTTATCTGCACCGCCATAGAGACGTACGGGCTTTGTAGAAAATTCGTTGCATTGAATACATTTCTTGGCTATCCcttactctctctctcatacactAACTGGTGCAATCTTTTGTACAGGTATGACCAGCAGTCTTTGTCCATCGACTTACTGGAATTACTCGAGCCCTTCATACCAACAGATTTCGAGATGAAGCTGCTGCTTAACTATGAGAAGGATGGCCGCCCGCTGGAGGAGCTGACCGACGAGGACCGATTTATTTTACGCTTTGGGAAGATTCTGCGTCTGAAGCAGCGCATAAGCACTCTAACTTTCATGGGCAACTTTCCAGATAGTGTCAAACGCCTGCAGCCGGTCAGTTTGTCAAATGCATTGTAACTTGGACCGAAACAGATTTAAGTTCTTAAGCAGatgtattgattttttgttttcacttcaTTCACAGCAACTCAACTCCATCATTGCTGCATCCATGTCCATCAAGTCTTCAGCCAAACTGAAAAAGATCTTAGAAGTAAGTAAAAGAGAATACAGCATGCTGATGTAGCTTCCAAATATGAGATTTTGCATAAATCGGCTTATGTGTTCCCCTTCAGATTGTTCTTGCTTTTGGCAACTATATGAATAGCAGCAAGAGGGGTGCAGCGTACGGTTTTCGGCTGCAGAGTCTGGACCTTGTAAGTAGCATTTGTTTGTACTCGTACTCTTTCACTTTAAAGCAAGACTCTAacttcaaaaaagaagaaatcacATATTATTGCTTTTACAAGTCAATAGTTGAACtaataagtaataaaattaaCCTTTTACCCATTCAATACAGTCATGCTTTTTACTATTACAGCTAGGGTTGAGTATCAAACTCTGTACCTTTCAGGGTACTGATTGAATTATGTCAGTACTACTGAGTACCAATTCACATAAATCCACTGGAGCCAAATGTTGGTACCTGAGAGCGCATCTGGGTGGTGGGTTTAGAAAAGAGGTGAGAGTGATGCAAAGCACTCCAAAACCTGGAAGTCAAGGCTGGCACCAAAGCTGTGTTGGACTGTCTGTTAGCAACTCCGTCAGCTCCCCAGCAAGCCAAAACTGTCACAGCAGCACCGATCTGCCATGATAGTAAAGGCATCTgttctattttcttttctatattattttagtaataGCATAGTATCACTGCTAgacaagaagacacaaacacacacacaagcagacagacaaagacagaaaatgagttTTGTGTGTAATTAggaaagagcagaggagcagaactgCCTTTTAGTCTACCACATCACTCATGTAACTTgttcaaaaattacatttttgttattacagaaAAAGTATTGAAAAAAGGTATCTTTGGGTGCCACTATCCAATTCTAGGTACTGGAACCAGGTTGGTATCAGTTCAAATGTGaatggtacccaaccctagttacACACTCACCTGGTTTAGAATGACCAGCGGCAAAACTGTAGCTAATGTTCGCAAACTTTAGATAGATTTACCATTACCCCATAATTGTCACTGGTGTTACTAGTTAAAAGTTACTAGTCTTGGTTTAAGAAAAATGGAATAAACAACTTTGTCAATGTCTTTACTTTTCAGCTGTTGGAGACCAAGTCAACTGACCGCTCGCAGACGCTGCTTCACTTCATCACCAGTATCATCCAAGAAAAATACCCCGACTTGGCCAACTTCTACACCGAGCTTCACTTTGTAGACAAAGCAGCCCTTGGTACATTCACACAAACTGTCAAGCTTTCCAGCTTGTGATCTAAATTGGGAGCGGTACTTAActcatttctgtttctttgcCAGTATCTCTGGATGGCATTCTTCAAGATATCCGCTCATTAGAACGGGGAATGGAAATGACCAAAAAGGAATTCCTGGTGCAGGATGACAGCCCTGTGCTGAAGGAATTCATCAAAACCAACAGTGAGCAGCTGGAAACTTTGATCAAAGACAGCAAGACAGCACAGGTTAGCCCACAGTTCATTTCTAATTCACACAACTTACACATTATTACATGCTTTTAGAGATTTGCAccaatcagccacaacattaaaacaactGTCAGGTGAAGTGAGTAATATTGTTCAGCTTGacacaatgcaatgttctgctgggaaaccctGGGTCCTGGCATTCTTGTGAAGGCTACTTGACACGCACCACCCACCCATACACCATTACACATCAGGTAACCCCCGCTTGTGGCAACAGCACTCCCAGATGACAGTGCCCCCAACCCGTCAGCAGTACAATGCGTCATccaacactgcaaaaactgctggCACGAGGAAGGTGACCAGCTCAAGATCCCAATGGATCTCAGATCCCAATCCGATCAAGCATTTGTGGGATATGCCAGAACTCCACCTTGCAACCAACGctctggtgccagacaccacaggaacCCCTCAGAGAGCCTGTGTTCATgcttcaacaggtcagagccaagtctggtCCCAGGAAGCCCTACCATAAATCGAGCTTAGCTCTGGGGCACTGGCACGTCCCACtgatgcttgatcagattggaaactggggaatttggaggccaggtgcATTGTCTGGCTGAGGGGTTTGGCCGGGAAGTGCATGTCAAGTaacatccacatgaatgccaagaCCCAAGGTTTCTCAGCAGATCATTGCATTGTAATGAGATGATCAACATTATTGACTTGACTTGTCAGCGGTTGGTTTCAATATTGTGGCTATATTGCTATATTTTATATTGTCTAACTCTGTACTTCTCCCTCCAGGAGGCATATGGTTCTGTGGTGGAGTATTTTGGAGAGAACCCCAAAACCACACAGCCTTCCATGTTTTTCCCATTGTTTGGACGCTTGATAAAGGCCTATAAGGTGACGATGTGTGGCTGGTTTCTGCTGTTTATCCATTACAGTTGTTGCATTGCATGTTAAATTTTTGTCCTTGATTGAACACAGACAGCACAGCAAGATattgagcagaaaaaaaaaatggagagtGAGAGCAGTGAGGAAAAAGTGTCATCATCACCAAACAAGCCCAACGTACAAAAGGTAAAATATTAAGGGTCCAGTCTTCAGAAATTATATATCAGAGATGTGT from Epinephelus lanceolatus isolate andai-2023 chromosome 18, ASM4190304v1, whole genome shotgun sequence harbors:
- the fmnl1a gene encoding formin-like protein 1, producing the protein MGNAAAGGLEQEPAEVREARNSVGGASGMSDPTPTLQKKQPAPPKLPMPPEEELEERFNVVLSYMNLPPDKLKLLSQYDNEKKWELVCDQERFQVKSPPSTYLAKIKSFYQDQGGVTRRLKKRIQDATQVLKDLEISLRTNHIGWAQEFLNEQNKGLDVLVEYLSHAQSDASFDVESVENGGTLSDRGKPAERSMEDLTKSSSGSHAHGMTRAARALTVRISSTLGNKMHKKSHSSNQRDDVHVCIMCLRAIMNYQSGFNLVMTHPRCVNEITLSLNSRNPRTKALVLELLAAVCLVRGGHDIILSAFDNFKEVSREKNRFEKLMEYFINDDSNIDFMVACMQFINIVVHSVENMNFRVHLQFEFTHLGLDKYLGTLKETESEKLQVQIQAYLDNVLDVGALLEDAENRGGVMEHVDELQHHNVQLNTRLQEIENHSAERISELETQLMQATKETELLKESLRESCSQVSALQQRERERELDREREKDRERLSASTPQTSSELEQKIQELQDKGLIRLGRSASGGLDIQVVPVTVVEYVQAPASDTQPSAQISVTASASPPSSLPASVPPPPPPPASGGPEMVASPPPPPPPPPPPPPAGGCGAVSPPPPPPPPPPPAPGGGPPPPPPLPGAGPPPPPPPPGAGPPPPPPPPGAGPPPPPPPPGAGPPLPPPPPGGGPPPPPGAPNPQSGVRTKKPIQTKFRMPLLNWQALKPNQVTGTVFSELDDEQILGELNMDIFEEQFKTRAQTNPTDLSNIKKKVVQKAPSKTSLIDANRAKNLAITLRKGGMNPSVICTAIETYDQQSLSIDLLELLEPFIPTDFEMKLLLNYEKDGRPLEELTDEDRFILRFGKILRLKQRISTLTFMGNFPDSVKRLQPQLNSIIAASMSIKSSAKLKKILEIVLAFGNYMNSSKRGAAYGFRLQSLDLLLETKSTDRSQTLLHFITSIIQEKYPDLANFYTELHFVDKAALVSLDGILQDIRSLERGMEMTKKEFLVQDDSPVLKEFIKTNSEQLETLIKDSKTAQEAYGSVVEYFGENPKTTQPSMFFPLFGRLIKAYKTAQQDIEQKKKMESESSEEKVSSSPNKPNVQKGPMMPKMPQMDLIAELKKRQVKPQVREGKDGALEDIITDLRNTPFRRTDGRRPAQRQDT